In one window of Methanomicrobiales archaeon DNA:
- a CDS encoding cupredoxin domain-containing protein has product MRPRQTLLVSLVLLACAILVAGCTVPGGQNVTAPLTTVPATTPAGTITTVPATTPAETATVPTTIETTAPTTTTTATPVPGGENQTVTLNIAADNMAFDTDTITVPAGAEVTINFDNRDDGIPHNLAVYEDSTARDPIFQGQIVTGPAAIEYTFTAPEEPGTYYFQCDVHPEQMNGDFIVE; this is encoded by the coding sequence ATGCGACCGAGACAGACACTCCTCGTATCCCTGGTGCTCCTGGCGTGCGCGATCCTTGTTGCCGGATGCACCGTGCCGGGCGGCCAGAACGTGACAGCGCCGCTGACCACTGTTCCTGCGACAACACCGGCAGGAACAATCACCACGGTTCCCGCCACCACGCCTGCAGAGACTGCAACCGTTCCCACCACCATCGAAACAACCGCGCCCACCACCACAACGACAGCCACCCCCGTGCCCGGCGGCGAGAACCAGACCGTGACCCTGAACATCGCGGCCGATAATATGGCCTTCGATACGGATACTATCACGGTGCCCGCAGGAGCCGAGGTGACGATCAACTTCGACAACCGGGATGACGGCATCCCGCACAATCTCGCCGTGTACGAGGACTCCACCGCCCGGGATCCCATCTTCCAGGGCCAGATCGTGACCGGACCCGCTGCGATCGAGTACACCTTCACGGCTCCGGAGGAGCCCGGCACCTACTATTTCCAGTGCGATGTCCATCCGGAGCAGATGAACGGGGATTTCATCGTGGAATAG
- a CDS encoding ABC transporter permease — protein sequence MPSINLSGSLARLHRELAAAWAIARKDMRTYYLKPNIIVSGLLFPLFMFLAFASGRNAPPGMLIPGLIAITLLFSASSIEPVSIPIERRVKTFDRLLSAPISFHALVLGESLSGFLYSLGIAALPLVIGLLLFRTPILSGVLLGLGMVLTAFCFATMGTLFAAYPTENVGEVMSLLNLVRLPLIFVSGVFIPLESMPAAGQAIALLSPLTYGNDMIQYAYQGASRFGPITDFLVLLAFVLTFQFAADRLYRRFNQ from the coding sequence GTGCCATCGATTAACCTTTCCGGCTCCCTTGCCCGCCTGCACCGCGAGCTCGCCGCTGCCTGGGCGATTGCCCGGAAGGACATGCGCACCTACTACCTCAAACCCAACATCATCGTTTCGGGGCTTCTCTTCCCTCTCTTCATGTTCCTCGCCTTCGCCAGCGGGAGGAACGCTCCGCCGGGTATGCTCATTCCGGGGTTGATCGCGATCACCCTCCTCTTCTCGGCCTCGTCCATCGAGCCGGTCTCGATCCCCATCGAGCGGCGGGTGAAGACCTTTGACCGTCTTCTCTCCGCCCCTATCTCCTTCCATGCCCTCGTGCTGGGCGAAAGCCTCTCCGGGTTCCTGTACAGCCTTGGCATCGCCGCCCTGCCGCTTGTGATTGGCCTCCTGCTGTTCCGAACGCCAATCTTGTCAGGCGTCCTGCTGGGCCTGGGCATGGTGCTGACGGCATTCTGCTTCGCCACGATGGGAACCCTTTTTGCTGCCTATCCGACTGAGAACGTGGGAGAGGTGATGTCCCTGCTGAATCTGGTGCGGCTGCCGCTCATCTTCGTCTCCGGGGTCTTCATCCCCCTGGAGTCCATGCCCGCGGCCGGGCAGGCTATCGCGCTCCTTTCTCCGCTCACCTATGGAAACGACATGATACAGTATGCTTACCAGGGCGCCTCCCGATTCGGGCCGATTACGGATTTTCTCGTACTCCTGGCATTCGTCCTTACCTTCCAGTTCGCAGCGGACAGGCTCTATCGGAGGTTCAACCAGTAA
- a CDS encoding ATP-binding cassette domain-containing protein — MDAIEVAHLTKRFDRVVALQDVNFSVRAGEIFGYLGPNGAGKTTTIRILTGITRPTSGSASIFGHDIQREMLFARQCMGIVPETSNVYDDLTAWQNMIFTAELYHVGRIEREERTETLLRTFGLHARRHDRAREFSKGMKRRLTIAMGLVNNPRLLFLDEPTSGLDVESNLIIRTVIGDLAQQGVTVFLTTHNIEEANLMCDRVAIINHGQIAAIDTPERLKRTIQIVQSIEVAFDRSDPARSVELQMLPRVNEVRKEGDKFRLFTEDPSSVLLEILGYARRNHLRVISIATLRPSLEDVFIRLTGLQRGEAGIRAID, encoded by the coding sequence ATGGATGCCATCGAGGTTGCACATCTCACCAAGAGGTTCGACCGCGTGGTCGCCCTGCAGGACGTGAACTTCTCCGTCCGGGCCGGGGAGATCTTTGGATACCTGGGCCCGAACGGGGCCGGAAAGACCACCACCATCCGCATCCTGACCGGGATCACCCGCCCGACCTCGGGATCGGCCTCGATCTTCGGCCATGATATCCAGCGGGAGATGCTCTTCGCCCGGCAGTGCATGGGGATCGTCCCCGAGACCTCCAACGTCTACGACGATCTCACCGCCTGGCAGAACATGATCTTTACGGCCGAGCTCTACCATGTAGGCCGTATCGAGCGTGAGGAGCGTACCGAAACGCTGCTCCGCACCTTCGGGCTGCATGCACGCCGCCACGACCGGGCGCGGGAGTTCTCCAAGGGGATGAAACGGCGGCTTACGATCGCCATGGGTCTTGTGAACAACCCCCGGCTCCTCTTTTTAGACGAGCCCACCTCCGGGCTCGACGTCGAGAGCAACCTGATCATCCGCACGGTCATCGGGGATCTGGCTCAGCAGGGGGTGACCGTCTTTCTCACGACGCATAACATCGAGGAGGCAAACCTGATGTGCGATCGCGTGGCGATCATCAACCACGGGCAGATCGCCGCCATCGATACACCGGAGCGGCTGAAGCGAACGATCCAGATTGTCCAGTCGATCGAGGTCGCGTTCGACCGAAGCGACCCCGCACGCTCGGTCGAGCTCCAGATGCTTCCCCGCGTGAATGAAGTCCGAAAGGAGGGCGACAAGTTCCGGCTCTTCACGGAGGATCCCTCTAGCGTGCTTCTGGAGATCCTGGGGTACGCCCGCCGGAATCACCTGCGGGTGATCAGCATCGCCACGCTTCGCCCGAGCCTGGAGGATGTCTTCATCCGCCTGACCGGACTGCAGCGGGGGGAGGCCGGCATCCGTGCCATCGATTAA
- a CDS encoding DUF5518 domain-containing protein, translated as MAYYYTTGNFWFGVIVGWVVMVLLNIWVPVLGPILGGLAAGLIAGRGAGNGALAGLIAGVLGAIIVAIFLVLGITLLTAGIDFLNIGGIQTITGLAAAVVLSILVLGYMAILGLIGGAIGGAIRP; from the coding sequence ATGGCGTACTACTATACGACGGGCAACTTCTGGTTTGGCGTGATCGTAGGCTGGGTCGTGATGGTCCTCTTAAACATCTGGGTCCCCGTGCTGGGGCCCATCCTGGGCGGTCTGGCCGCCGGGCTGATCGCCGGGCGGGGAGCGGGCAACGGAGCTCTGGCGGGGCTGATCGCGGGGGTGCTGGGAGCCATCATCGTCGCGATCTTCCTGGTGCTCGGGATCACCCTGCTGACTGCAGGCATCGACTTCCTGAATATCGGAGGCATCCAGACCATCACAGGGCTCGCAGCAGCCGTGGTCCTCTCCATCCTCGTCCTCGGCTACATGGCCATCCTGGGCCTGATCGGCGGGGCGATTGGGGGAGCGATCCGCCCGTAA
- a CDS encoding alpha/beta fold hydrolase, whose amino-acid sequence MCPRGIPVVLVHGWKSHPGIWNRLIPRLGQESLECWNFSHAGMRDAPLHDVAAALQEYVATRREERGYSGPLDMVCHSMGGVIARYLLEVLDGDARSEPVRQLIQIGSPNNGSSMAELFHDPEHGEAIIRQLAGVFVPAGYDPSRDPIVQDFRPKSRAMARLRDAGTRDDVAYRMILAANRTATPDLFPCFGGRTWEIAPGGAWRLTYHGDGVVPHSDSYLSGAGFDILPADPAELACAPGRYCHVRLPRNTEAIERILEYLRDPDTRPQAFCPGSGTSE is encoded by the coding sequence ATGTGTCCCCGAGGCATTCCCGTTGTCCTGGTGCACGGCTGGAAGAGCCACCCCGGCATCTGGAACCGGCTCATACCCCGTCTGGGGCAGGAGTCGCTCGAGTGCTGGAACTTCAGCCATGCGGGGATGCGGGATGCGCCCCTCCACGATGTTGCCGCTGCACTGCAGGAGTACGTCGCAACGCGGCGGGAGGAGCGGGGATACAGCGGCCCCCTGGACATGGTCTGCCACTCGATGGGAGGTGTCATCGCCCGATACCTGCTCGAGGTGCTGGACGGGGATGCCCGAAGCGAGCCGGTCCGGCAGCTGATCCAGATCGGATCCCCGAACAACGGCTCCTCGATGGCCGAACTCTTCCATGATCCCGAACACGGCGAGGCGATCATCCGGCAGCTGGCCGGGGTCTTCGTGCCGGCTGGCTACGATCCCTCCCGGGACCCTATTGTCCAGGACTTCCGTCCGAAGAGCCGCGCGATGGCCCGCCTGCGGGACGCCGGCACCCGCGACGATGTCGCCTACCGCATGATCCTCGCCGCCAACCGCACGGCCACGCCCGACCTTTTTCCCTGCTTCGGTGGACGGACCTGGGAGATCGCTCCCGGCGGCGCCTGGCGGCTGACCTACCATGGAGACGGCGTCGTGCCGCACTCGGACTCGTATCTGAGCGGCGCCGGGTTCGACATCCTTCCCGCGGACCCGGCGGAGCTCGCCTGCGCCCCCGGCCGCTACTGCCACGTTCGCCTTCCCCGGAATACCGAAGCGATCGAACGGATCCTGGAGTACCTCCGGGACCCGGATACCCGACCGCAGGCCTTCTGCCCGGGGAGCGGCACCTCCGAATAG
- a CDS encoding pyridoxamine 5'-phosphate oxidase family protein, with translation MEIVKIPRMEKQDYDRLIRDNYMSRIAFRGEEFPYMAPFLYVFDGRYLYFLPTKYGKKIELYKNDPSVIVEIEQYAPDLSSYHFVTLQGELAEVTGEDAKRAIKERFVARIKEKRISKKFLAALGHSPAEPVEALLHGDRTLVWKLTNVREIVALKNP, from the coding sequence ATGGAGATCGTAAAGATACCCAGGATGGAGAAACAGGACTACGATCGGCTCATACGGGACAACTACATGAGCCGGATCGCGTTCCGGGGAGAGGAATTCCCGTACATGGCCCCCTTCCTGTACGTCTTTGACGGACGCTACCTCTACTTCCTGCCGACCAAATACGGGAAGAAGATAGAGCTCTATAAAAACGACCCATCCGTGATCGTGGAGATCGAACAATATGCACCGGACCTTTCCAGCTACCACTTCGTCACACTGCAGGGGGAGCTTGCCGAGGTGACGGGGGAGGACGCAAAGCGGGCGATCAAGGAGCGTTTTGTTGCCCGGATCAAGGAGAAGCGGATCTCGAAGAAGTTCCTGGCCGCGCTCGGACACTCCCCCGCAGAGCCCGTCGAAGCCCTCCTCCACGGCGATCGCACCCTCGTATGGAAGCTGACCAACGTCCGGGAGATCGTGGCCCTCAAAAACCCCTGA
- the ftsA gene encoding coenzyme F390 synthetase → MTGQNFFRPDIETLERDALDALIDERIRYTVAYANEHSPFYRSWFRTHQINPAEIRTHEDLLTLPIISGSDIRRHQPPETEEFEFRSADWEDLFTIHETSGTSGTPKSFFLTWQDWERYAEKYARIFASQGFVRGDRIIICASYGMNVGANTMTLAARDLGVTIVPTGKCSFPSRILRSYRPTGIVASVFKLIHLARQLRLDGIDPRDTTLERLVVGGEAFADEARDFVAELWGVDAYNTYGSTEGTMCGECVQRAGLHVPEDLVHMDIYDMSTHRFVADGECGRIVLTTLLPIGAKAGMLLLNYDTEDTSVVLSREKCPCGRTHMRIYNPQREAETFWIRETPVNRVDIERGVFQRENMDYLTGEYEAFLYPGEDPDATVLQVSMESSDPASCNRDLISENFARSFFHWKPELKKQYQEGLFTIAFNFTAPRELELYSLSGRPKRLADRR, encoded by the coding sequence ATGACCGGCCAGAACTTCTTCCGCCCCGATATCGAGACGCTGGAGAGGGACGCCCTCGACGCCCTGATCGATGAGCGGATCCGCTATACCGTTGCCTACGCGAACGAACACTCTCCTTTCTACCGCTCCTGGTTCCGGACACATCAGATCAACCCGGCAGAGATCCGCACGCACGAGGATCTCCTGACCTTGCCCATCATCTCGGGGTCCGATATCCGCAGGCACCAGCCGCCGGAGACGGAGGAGTTCGAGTTCCGCAGCGCCGACTGGGAGGATCTCTTCACCATCCACGAGACGAGCGGGACCAGCGGGACGCCCAAGAGCTTCTTTCTGACCTGGCAGGACTGGGAGCGGTACGCGGAGAAGTACGCCCGGATCTTCGCCTCGCAGGGATTCGTTCGGGGGGACAGGATCATCATCTGCGCCTCGTACGGCATGAACGTCGGGGCGAACACCATGACGCTCGCCGCACGGGACCTCGGGGTCACCATCGTTCCCACGGGGAAGTGCTCCTTCCCCTCCCGCATCCTCCGCAGCTACCGCCCGACCGGGATCGTCGCGAGTGTCTTCAAGCTGATCCACCTGGCCCGCCAGCTCCGGCTCGACGGCATCGACCCCCGCGACACCACCCTGGAGAGGCTGGTGGTGGGCGGAGAGGCCTTTGCCGACGAGGCGAGAGACTTCGTCGCCGAACTCTGGGGCGTCGACGCCTACAACACCTACGGCAGCACCGAGGGGACGATGTGCGGGGAGTGCGTCCAGCGAGCCGGGCTGCACGTGCCGGAGGATCTGGTCCACATGGACATCTACGACATGTCGACGCACCGCTTCGTGGCGGACGGGGAGTGCGGGCGGATCGTACTCACCACGCTCCTCCCCATCGGGGCGAAGGCAGGGATGCTGCTCCTGAACTACGACACCGAGGACACCTCTGTCGTCCTCTCGCGGGAGAAGTGCCCCTGCGGGAGAACCCATATGCGGATCTACAACCCCCAGCGGGAGGCGGAGACCTTCTGGATCCGGGAGACGCCCGTCAATCGCGTGGACATCGAGCGCGGAGTCTTCCAGCGGGAGAACATGGACTACCTGACGGGGGAGTACGAGGCATTCCTGTATCCGGGGGAGGACCCCGATGCGACCGTCCTGCAGGTGAGCATGGAGAGCAGCGACCCGGCGAGCTGCAACCGGGACCTGATCTCGGAGAACTTCGCCCGATCCTTCTTCCACTGGAAGCCGGAGCTTAAAAAGCAATATCAGGAGGGGCTCTTTACGATCGCATTCAACTTCACGGCCCCACGCGAACTGGAGCTCTACAGCCTCTCCGGGCGGCCGAAGAGGCTCGCGGACCGCCGCTGA
- a CDS encoding DNA-3-methyladenine glycosylase, which translates to MILQQAFYEQDTVGVAKQLLGCYLVHLEGERTAIGRIVETEAYLEKDPAAHSYRGMTRRNSVMFGPVGHAYVYLIYGLHTCINAVSGREGAGEAVLIRALEPLEGVAWMQQRRGVEKIPLLCNGPGKLTEALGISLACNGIPLYEGPIQIWGRDSLPIHRMAEMPPIVQTTRIGITKAAERPLRFYLAGNRFVSRRER; encoded by the coding sequence ATGATCCTTCAGCAGGCCTTCTACGAGCAGGATACCGTAGGCGTCGCAAAGCAGCTCCTCGGGTGCTACCTGGTGCACCTGGAGGGTGAACGGACCGCGATCGGGCGAATCGTCGAGACGGAGGCCTACCTGGAGAAGGATCCGGCGGCCCACTCCTATCGGGGGATGACGCGGCGGAACAGCGTCATGTTCGGCCCCGTCGGGCACGCTTACGTCTACCTCATCTACGGGCTGCACACCTGCATCAACGCCGTCAGCGGGCGGGAGGGCGCCGGGGAGGCGGTGCTGATCCGTGCCCTGGAGCCGCTCGAGGGGGTCGCCTGGATGCAGCAGCGGAGGGGCGTCGAGAAGATACCGCTCCTCTGCAACGGGCCGGGGAAGCTGACGGAGGCCCTCGGAATCTCGCTTGCCTGCAACGGGATACCGCTCTACGAAGGTCCGATACAGATCTGGGGAAGGGACAGCCTGCCGATCCACCGAATGGCGGAGATGCCCCCGATCGTGCAGACGACCCGCATCGGGATCACGAAGGCGGCAGAGCGGCCTCTGCGGTTCTACCTGGCAGGGAACCGGTTCGTCTCGCGGCGCGAACGCTGA
- a CDS encoding heme-binding protein gives MRKLIIPYGVSPARRRSVAVTLQYEKVGTIGEVELRRYPKLLVACAPRVSDYEAHMILYRYFSGRNRGNERLEMTAPVISDEDRMCFVIPSGISREKVPEPLDDRIRILEMPEREIAALRFSGHADEPLVARETVRLLSMLRESGYNIAGSPFLMRYNPPTVAGPRRRNEVAVEIRRV, from the coding sequence ATGCGAAAATTAATCATCCCGTACGGTGTCAGCCCGGCGCGGCGAAGATCCGTGGCAGTGACCCTGCAGTACGAGAAGGTGGGCACCATCGGGGAGGTAGAACTCCGAAGATATCCGAAACTGCTGGTGGCGTGCGCACCCCGGGTCTCGGACTACGAGGCCCACATGATCCTGTATCGTTACTTCTCCGGCAGGAACCGGGGGAACGAACGTCTCGAGATGACAGCGCCGGTGATCTCCGACGAGGATCGGATGTGCTTCGTGATCCCCTCCGGGATCTCCCGCGAGAAGGTTCCGGAACCGCTGGACGACCGGATCCGGATCCTGGAGATGCCGGAACGGGAGATAGCGGCACTGCGGTTTTCAGGGCACGCCGACGAACCTCTGGTGGCCCGGGAGACGGTCCGCCTCCTATCCATGCTTCGGGAATCCGGGTACAACATCGCGGGATCACCCTTCCTGATGCGCTACAACCCCCCGACCGTAGCCGGACCGCGGAGGCGGAACGAGGTGGCAGTCGAGATCCGGCGGGTGTAG
- a CDS encoding ABC transporter permease gives MDIVYTIWLRSLKRFLRSKSRIIGSVSMPLFFLLFLGFGLNSVVHIPEFGADYIQFLIPGIVAMSVLFTSVFAGIQIIWDKQFGFLKETLVAPVSRLEIMLGQTLGGATTAFIQGMIILVLSLAVGLRIASPPGFLIAILFMVLIGISFTAFGIAIASRMEDMHGFQLIMNFVVFPIFGLSGALFPISSLPSWAAPVTLLDPLTYGVEGIRYGLSGVSQVNPIMSLAVLGTFALATTVSGAYLFRKIRL, from the coding sequence ATGGACATCGTCTACACCATCTGGCTGCGGAGCCTGAAGCGGTTCCTCCGCTCGAAGAGCCGGATCATCGGCAGCGTCAGCATGCCGCTCTTCTTCCTGCTCTTCCTGGGGTTCGGACTGAACTCGGTCGTCCATATCCCGGAGTTCGGGGCGGACTATATCCAGTTCCTGATCCCGGGCATCGTCGCGATGAGCGTGCTATTCACCTCGGTCTTTGCCGGGATCCAGATCATCTGGGACAAGCAGTTCGGGTTTCTGAAAGAGACCCTGGTCGCGCCGGTCTCCCGCCTGGAGATCATGCTCGGGCAGACTCTTGGAGGGGCGACCACCGCCTTCATCCAGGGGATGATCATTCTCGTGCTGTCGCTCGCTGTCGGGCTCCGGATTGCCAGCCCGCCCGGATTCCTGATCGCGATCCTGTTCATGGTGCTGATCGGGATCTCGTTCACCGCGTTCGGCATCGCCATCGCATCCCGCATGGAGGACATGCACGGGTTCCAGCTGATCATGAACTTCGTGGTCTTCCCCATCTTCGGGCTGTCGGGCGCCCTCTTCCCCATCAGCAGCCTGCCCTCCTGGGCGGCGCCGGTTACGCTCCTGGATCCCCTCACCTACGGGGTGGAGGGGATCCGCTACGGGCTGTCGGGCGTCTCGCAGGTGAACCCGATCATGAGCCTGGCGGTCCTCGGGACCTTCGCCCTGGCGACGACGGTGAGCGGAGCCTATCTGTTCCGCAAGATCCGCCTCTGA
- a CDS encoding ATP-binding cassette domain-containing protein, whose product MPAAIRVENLTKRYDSLTAVDSISFEIEPGEIFGLLGPNGAGKTTTISMLATMLKPTAGTATVNGLDIERDEDGVRRSIGVVFQDPSLDEELTAYENMDFHGRLYRIPGEIRRQRIAELLGLVGLEERKDDPVKTFSGGMRRRLEIARGLLHHPRVLFLDEPTLGLDPQTRNLIWEYIARLSREKGITIILTTHYMEEADRLCDRVAIIDHGRIVALGTPESLKNSIGRDVVTIRTPSPEGVAATLREPWVARLEQHDGTVSIGLQNAEEHLSAIVTLLSRENVPIESIAIHKPTLEDVFLHFTGKTIRAQETDAKEMIRAFQRRQRRS is encoded by the coding sequence ATGCCTGCAGCCATACGCGTTGAGAACCTAACCAAACGCTACGACAGCCTGACCGCGGTGGACAGCATCTCCTTCGAGATCGAGCCGGGGGAGATCTTCGGGCTGCTCGGCCCGAACGGGGCCGGCAAGACCACCACGATCTCCATGCTCGCCACCATGCTCAAGCCCACGGCGGGTACGGCCACCGTGAACGGCCTGGACATAGAGCGCGACGAGGACGGCGTGCGGCGGTCGATCGGGGTTGTCTTCCAGGATCCGAGCCTGGACGAGGAGCTCACCGCCTACGAGAACATGGACTTCCACGGGCGGCTCTACCGCATCCCGGGCGAGATCCGCCGTCAGCGGATCGCCGAACTCCTGGGGCTGGTGGGTCTCGAGGAGAGGAAAGACGACCCCGTCAAGACCTTCTCCGGGGGGATGCGGCGGCGCCTGGAGATCGCCCGCGGGCTGCTGCACCACCCCCGCGTGCTCTTCCTGGACGAACCGACGCTCGGGCTGGACCCGCAGACCCGGAACCTCATCTGGGAGTACATCGCCCGGCTCAGCCGGGAGAAGGGGATCACGATCATCCTCACCACGCACTACATGGAGGAGGCGGACCGCCTCTGCGACCGCGTGGCGATCATCGACCACGGACGGATCGTCGCCCTCGGGACGCCGGAGAGCCTGAAAAACAGCATCGGCAGGGATGTGGTGACCATCCGCACCCCCAGCCCCGAGGGGGTTGCTGCGACCCTGCGCGAACCCTGGGTCGCCCGCCTGGAGCAGCACGACGGCACCGTTTCAATCGGCCTCCAGAACGCGGAGGAGCACCTCAGCGCCATCGTGACCCTGCTCAGCCGGGAGAACGTTCCGATCGAGTCGATCGCGATCCACAAACCCACGCTCGAGGACGTCTTCCTCCACTTCACCGGCAAGACAATCCGCGCGCAGGAGACGGACGCGAAAGAGATGATACGCGCTTTCCAGCGGCGGCAGAGGCGGTCCTGA
- a CDS encoding PadR family transcriptional regulator, producing the protein MPSLLKFGSHSGKRRSLLALFVLHALQQGPKSGYDIRREIAERSGGQWIPSKGTLYPVLHQLEEERLIAVLATGKRSRTLYGPTPKGRATLRAIRERGKESHKRMEAYRNLILDIFGAENSRIKALQNEIQGALEECPPGKEGHAERILEHCLEELKRNNACSHTR; encoded by the coding sequence ATGCCCAGCCTGTTGAAGTTCGGATCCCATAGCGGCAAGAGGCGGAGTCTGCTGGCGCTGTTCGTCCTCCACGCCCTCCAGCAGGGCCCGAAATCCGGTTACGATATCCGGAGGGAGATCGCGGAGAGGAGCGGCGGCCAGTGGATCCCGAGCAAGGGGACTCTCTACCCGGTGCTTCACCAGCTGGAGGAGGAACGCCTGATCGCCGTGCTGGCTACCGGGAAACGTTCCCGCACCCTCTACGGACCGACGCCGAAGGGGAGAGCCACGCTGCGCGCTATACGGGAGCGGGGAAAGGAGTCGCACAAGAGGATGGAGGCGTACAGAAACCTCATCCTCGACATCTTCGGAGCCGAGAATTCCCGCATAAAAGCCCTTCAGAACGAAATCCAGGGCGCACTGGAGGAGTGTCCCCCCGGAAAGGAAGGCCACGCTGAAAGAATTCTGGAACACTGTCTTGAGGAACTGAAGAGGAACAATGCCTGCAGCCATACGCGTTGA
- a CDS encoding DUF1003 domain-containing protein, with translation MYDEILTLGERLADMLADFTGSWLFIGLLLLGLIAWTAINAALLMIRPIDPYPFILHNLILSCIAAIRVPAIMVSQKREEVRDRLPAEQDYQVNLKAEREIDLLHEKNDRLLHEQGEGGCSGSRRSRWT, from the coding sequence ATGTACGACGAAATTCTGACGCTCGGGGAGAGACTGGCAGACATGCTGGCCGATTTTACCGGCAGCTGGCTCTTTATCGGGCTGTTATTATTGGGCCTCATCGCCTGGACCGCGATCAATGCCGCTCTGCTCATGATCCGTCCGATCGATCCCTACCCCTTCATCCTGCACAACCTCATCCTCTCCTGCATCGCGGCTATCCGGGTCCCGGCTATCATGGTGAGCCAGAAGCGCGAAGAGGTCCGTGACCGCCTCCCTGCCGAGCAGGACTACCAGGTGAACCTGAAGGCGGAGAGGGAGATCGACCTCCTGCACGAGAAGAATGATCGTCTCCTCCACGAGCAGGGGGAGGGAGGCTGCTCGGGATCCAGAAGATCCAGGTGGACCTGA
- a CDS encoding Hsp20/alpha crystallin family protein, whose protein sequence is MAWRGPPYGFRRQFDEIMAEMQRRFDEMMTGLGEFGQQAGRQAGRMLPALRSAEMHVDVREHGDEVMVVADLPGVEREDISIRLLDPRTLHLATRRERTVAQEEGGYYLRERTYGAMSRTILLPAEVAEEGAQATFRNGVLEVRLKKTPEARGKEIPLA, encoded by the coding sequence ATGGCATGGAGAGGGCCACCCTATGGGTTCCGTCGGCAGTTCGACGAGATCATGGCGGAGATGCAGCGCCGATTCGACGAGATGATGACCGGGCTCGGGGAGTTCGGGCAGCAGGCCGGAAGGCAGGCGGGACGGATGCTCCCCGCGCTCCGCAGCGCCGAGATGCATGTCGATGTGCGGGAGCACGGCGACGAAGTGATGGTGGTCGCCGATCTCCCGGGCGTGGAGCGGGAGGATATCTCGATCCGGCTCCTCGATCCCCGGACGCTGCACCTAGCCACGCGGCGGGAACGGACGGTGGCGCAGGAGGAGGGGGGTTACTACCTGCGGGAGCGCACCTACGGGGCGATGTCGAGGACCATCCTCCTGCCGGCCGAGGTCGCCGAGGAGGGGGCGCAGGCGACGTTCCGGAACGGCGTGCTGGAGGTACGGCTGAAGAAGACGCCCGAAGCCCGCGGAAAGGAGATCCCCCTTGCCTGA
- a CDS encoding YHS domain-containing protein, translating into MIIDPVCQKELNGDIVPLSSRYRGVTYYFCDLSCKKQFIMNPERYCESMQMSSGVIAVPLHEDQRAVPL; encoded by the coding sequence ATGATAATCGATCCGGTATGTCAGAAGGAATTGAACGGGGATATCGTCCCCCTGTCCAGCCGATACCGAGGTGTGACCTACTACTTCTGCGATCTCAGCTGCAAGAAGCAGTTTATCATGAATCCGGAGCGCTACTGCGAGAGTATGCAGATGTCATCCGGGGTGATCGCGGTGCCGCTGCACGAGGATCAACGGGCCGTCCCGCTGTGA